In Schistocerca serialis cubense isolate TAMUIC-IGC-003099 chromosome 3, iqSchSeri2.2, whole genome shotgun sequence, the following proteins share a genomic window:
- the LOC126471135 gene encoding THAP domain-containing protein 5-like produces MPRRCCMPNCRGNYDNGPKVSAFYFPSDENLRRKWLSAVHRQDWTPSKHSVICEPHFNKDDILNSTSMYDPKTGILLTALLDRRRLRKDAIPSKLPGCPSYLSNHQIAVREDPEIRRGRLENRALQIAIQESVDTHAKMIDAISFDSLEQMKTKLSECEKHSDWVVINKSDSVSLVLLKHNPYPRIFCHVVISSGLLLRVSSIMILK; encoded by the exons ATGCCCCGAAGGTGTTGTATGCCGAATTGCAGGGGCAATTACGATAATGGACCTAAAGTCAGTGCATTTTATTTTCCATCTGACGAGAATTTAAGACGAAAATGGTTATCGGCTGTTCACAGACAAGACTGGACACCGAGTAAGCACTCTGTT ATATGTGAACCGCATTTCAACAAGGACGATATTTTAAACAGTACCAGCATGTATGACCCGAAAACTGGTATACTCTTGACAGCACTGTTGGATCGTCGACGCTTGAGAAAAG ATGCAATCCCATCGAAGTTGCCTGGATGTCCATCTTACTTGTCGAATCATCAAATTGCAGTACGAGAGGATCCAGAAATTCGTAGGGGGCGTTTAGAAAAtcgtgctcttcaaattgctatccAAGAAAGTGTGGACACACATGCGAAAATGATTGATGCGATATCGTTCGATAGTttagaacaaatgaaaacaaagttgaGTGAATGTGAAAAGCACAGTGACTGGGTAGTGATAAACAAATCTGACAGTGTGAGCCTAGTGTTACTAAAGCATAATCCTTACCCAAGAATTTTTTGCCACGTAGTTATAAGCAGTGGTTTATTACTCAGAGTGTCTTCAATAATGATATTGAAGT